The Penaeus vannamei isolate JL-2024 chromosome 39, ASM4276789v1, whole genome shotgun sequence genome includes the window CGCCCCGCGCCTCCCGGGGATCTCACGTGTGGGCTTCTGTTACccttatgtaaatgtaaatatatatatatatatatatatatatatatatatatgtgtacttatatatatgtatacatacatatttgtgcatgtatgtgtgtgtgtgtgtgtgtgtgtgtatatatatatatatatatatatatatatatatatatatatatatatatatatgtatgtatgtatgtatgtatatgaatatatgtttccaTCATATGGAAAATAGTCATCGGTAAAGAATTAACAAAGATTTCcagctgattatatatatatatatatatatatatatatatatatatatatatgtatatatacacaatatacatatgtatatacaatatacacatgaatgtatatatgcatatatatatacatatatatatatattatatatatacataaacctatatatatgtatatatacatatatataaacacacatatgtgtgtgtgtgtgtacgtatatatatgtacatataaatatataatatatatatataaacatatatatatatatatatccatatatatatgtatatacatatatatacatatatgtatatatacatacacacacacacacacacacacacacacacacacatatatatatatatatatatatatatatatatatatatatatatatatatatatatatatatatatatatataaatatatatatatatatatatatatatatatatatatatatatatatatatatacaccaaaggCGTAGGATGGTACTTTGAACAGGCAGACGGTGGCAAAGCAGGTCCCCCCAAATAAGAGGGGGTCCTGGGGGGTGGAAAGCGCCCCGTTGTGAGATCCTTCCCGGAAGCTCCTGGACTTCAACACTTCTAAAGAGGAAGACCCATTATTTTTTGCACTATAAAGTCAGACATTATCACTTACATAATACTTGACTTAATGGCTATTTCACGTTAAACACCAGACCCGGTTGTGGCTGTCCTCTCAGTTGCAGGGGGTCAGTGTTCTCAACAACGGGGTCACTAAGGAATtgcagtgtttgtttgtttactggggATGTCCTCGAAggttgaggagtggggggggggggttagaaggtaGGTCCCGCTTCTCTCCATTGTAGAGTGGGAGGGCGGTTGCCCcgccttcccccctgcccccttttccttcgcatatgtatctatctacctatctatctatctgggtacatctaaatctatatctgtctctgtctgtctgtctgtctgcctctctctctctctctctctctctctctctctctctctctctctctctctctctctctctccctatatatatatatatatatatatatatatatatatatatatatatatatatatatatatatatacatatatatacatacatatatttgtgtttgtgcacataaatatatatgtgtgtgcgtgtgtgtgtcttttagttTTCTGTGACCTCATAGAAAACTAACAGTGCATCATATTCGCATAACGGGATATTGCCCCCTTCCCCAGAAGTGACCCCCgtgattgaaaagaaaagaaatttatgAAGCTAAAAGGTTCATTCTTGTTTAACTGAAtacttctgttcttttttttaatcattttacttTCCAAATGGTCACAACacgaaatgataagaataaaataaggcttcaaacaaaatacacacacatacacacacccacatatatacatacatacatacacacacacacacacacacacacacacacacacacacatatatatatatatatatatatatatatatatatatatatatatgtgtgtgtgtgtatgtgtgtgtgtgtgtgtgtgtgtgtgtgtgtgtgtgtgtgtgtatgtatgtatatatgtatatatgtatatatatatatatataaaatatatatatatatatatatatatatatatatatatatatatatatatatatatatgtatgtatgtatatatatatatatatatctatatatgtatgtatgtatatgtatatatatatatatatgtatgtatgtatgtatgtatatatatatatgtgtatatatatgtgtgtatatgtatatatatgtatatatatatatatatatatatatatatatatatatataagtatatatatgtatatatatcatacatatatgtatatatatatatatatatatatatatatatatatatatatatatatatatatacatacatatatatacatgcatatatatactaatacatatatatattatatatatacattcatacatatatatatatatatatatatatatatatatatatatatatatatatatatgtatgaatgtatatatataatatatatatgtatgagtatatatatgcatgtatatatatgtatgtatatatatatatatatatatatatatatatatatatatatatatatatatatatatatacatatatgtatgatatatatacatatatatacttatatatatatatttatatatatatatatatatatatatatatatatacatatatatacatatatatatacacatatatatatatacatacatacatacatacatatatatatatatatatatatatatatatatatatatatatacataaataaatacgtatatatatatatatatatatatattttatatatatatacatatatataaacatatatacatatatacatacatacacacacacacacacacacacacacacacacacacacatacacacacacatatatatatatatatatatatatatatatatatatatatatatatatatatatatatatatatatatatatatatatatatatatatatatatatatatatatatatatatatatatatatatatatatgaatacatatgaatatatatgaatataaattcacacacacacataaatatatatacatatacatatatatatatatatatatatatatatatatatatatatatatatatgtatatatatatatatatatatatatatatatatataataattatgataataataataataaatgaaatcacTGAAATGTAATCTGTCATACATCAAGCAAacaatacatttatgcatattcaCCTGGGGGCCAGATTTCTGCGAGAAGGGtcttatataataaacatatatctaatcATCACCTACTGGGTAAATTAGAGCACGTTTAGTAGATTTAATTCATATAAAAAGTTTGATGAATAGGATGAACATATCTTTTTGCAACATTGCAATGGTTTTCCAGGGACGGTTTTAGGACTTTCCAGTTCATGAATATACATTTCTGATCGTAATATACGACACTTGTGGAgatctatgaatctatatattCAGGATATATTTTAAAGCAGTCAACATTTTTTTCTACTAATAATATGCTACTTGACTTCGTTGACCAACAGCcttaaaaagataatagataaatcgTTATCATGTTTAAGGAGACATTTTCTAAAACTTTCTTTGCTTGTTTCATAATTCTAATGTAAAACTACATTATATCACTTTTATGTGATACGATACAATGATATACCATACACGCAAAATAACTTTAATCAAAGAAATATACCAATAAATAAACTACTAATAGTATTcataaatacaatacataaatTACTAATAACATTCAATGTGATTAGCAAAAGCAGTATAATTATTCTATGACACTAATTACACTGCAAAAGTAGCAACCATAGCATGTGAATTGCAAACTTTCTGTTAAATATTCACTTCCCTTCTCACTtaccattcattatttttcttatatacgaAGATATCATTTAATCCAACCATTCATTATTTATCTTGTATACGAAGATCTATATATCCAATTCATCAAAAACTTCAATTTCCACTGGGAAATATAACGTATCTGATTGTCCTTACCCGCACATTTACGTCTCCTTTCCCGAACTTTCTCCCCGCCTTCCCAATTAACGGCGTAATGACGTCACGCGCGAGAGGACACCTCGCTTGTCGGGTATATAAAGATGGGGACGCACCCGGGTACCACATCGCTCCGATCCCGCCCAGCTCACAGTCGCAGGACAATCATGAACGCTAAGGTACGTACAGGAGTGGTAGcaacttcgctctctctctctctctctctctctctctctctctctctctctctctctctctctctctctctctctctctctctctctctctctctctctgtgtgtgtgtgtgtgtgtgtgtgagtgtaagcttACGGCAAGGGTACCATAAGTATCTATATCAAATCTATGAAGTACATGTGGGTCCATGGCATCAGTACTAGCAATTACATGGTTTATGTTAACCGGTGTTACATGCCCTTCTAGGCGTGGCCTTATATTTCAtgctctttgctctttctccAGGTGCTGTTGTGCGCTTTCGTCTGCGTCGCCTTCGGGAACGCTGCGAAACTGCCCCTTCCAGACGCGAAGGTGCCCGAGGTAGGAGGACCAGTGCAAGGGTAGACGACCTGTCAGGAAAAAGACGTTAAGTGTATATATGACCATAAATCAGAACATTCTCAAGTGTGATTAGAGTTTTTTCACACAAttcaatgaaataaaataatttgCTTTGCTTCTTCAGGCCCCGAAGGTATATGCCTTCGCGTACGGCGTGCAGGACGACCTCAGCGGCACCAACTTCGGCCACCAGGAGTCCCACGACGGCCTGAGGACGACGGGGCAGTACCGCGTGgccctccccgacggccgcatcCAGAGGGTCACCTACACGGCCGACGAAAATGGCTATGTCGCCCAAGTCACTTACGAGGGCGAGGCCAGGTTCCCCGAGCCCCTCACGCCCACGAATCGCGGCAGCCCTACGCCCTACAACCTCTACGCCCCGCCACAGCCCTCtgcgcccaccaccaccaccgccgccccgCCCGCAAGCGACCCAGAGCCGTCGCTGGGCTACCTGCCTCTGCCACTCTACCAGGCTCCCTCCGCCCCGAAGCAGGAGCCCGCTCGGCTGAGGGAGGACTTCGCGCCCCTTGAGAGCCCCGAGGAGGAGCTCGCCCTCTCGAGGACTCTTTCGCTGCCGGCTGCCTTGCCGAGTCCCTAGGACGCCTAGGAAACATGGCTCTTGGGATGGCACTGCGGATCATGGGATATGATGTCACTACAATCCTGTGGTTCtgttcaatgtatatatattcttacaaaaTAAATTTGAAACATTTTTATCGTTCATGTCATTTCAGAATTCATCATACCTTtcaaaatataattttccttGCCCCTCTACATACAGTAAATACACATtatcaaacatgcatatatatatataatatatatatacacatatacatactcgtacCCCGTGCTAATTTCAACATCGTTTTATTTCTGCAAACACATGACTAAATAATTCTTTATTTAAGAAATGTGTCATAACCATGGAAAATATTGCTTGAGAACCATGTACCCCAAAATACTAAGAAATAGATTATTTACTCGAGAGAGAATTCATTTAAATGTAAATTATCAAGCTATTACAATCAAACAATGCAATGTAACAAAAacttaatttgtctttttttctttttcaaccaGTGACCATTGAGTTATTAACTTTTCTAACTTTGAAAGTCCAAAAAATacaatatgaatattataatccACTTACTCTAAACTATTGCACATACGAGGTATATATAtctcgtatattatatatattatagatatatatgtacatacgagtacagcgtatatatatatatatatatatatatatatatatatatatatatatatatatatatatatatatatatatatatatatatatatatatatatatatatatatatatatatatatatatatatatacacacacacacacacacaatctatatatatgtatgtatatcatatatatacacacatgtatatgtgtataccttTTATTTGTGGATTTTACAGTTGATTGTACTCTAATATACtgtatttttatgcatttttccgtattttatgtttatttttgtgcacCTTGCTTACATTTTGCTAGGAGCAGTATaccttttatctatgtattttccaATTAGTTGTATCTTAATTTACTGATTTTTTAAAAACGTTTTAccgtgttttatgtttatatttgtgcacCTCGCTCGTCATTTGTTTTGAAGTTCAGCCAATCACGAACCACCAGCTGTGGGGGGTATTTCACGCACCCTATTTTACCGCCACTCCAGGCAGTTCACCTTGACCCTCGGAGGTGGCAGGACGCGCGGCCTTCAGCGTTCTTGCGAGTGGTTTTATTGTGCTATTTCTTCGTGTTTATAGTTTCTTAATTAACACATCAATAACCCGGCAAGTGCTACCTGTGTTTCCGCTTATCACAAGTTATCCGAAGTTCAGTGTGATTTACGTATAAATAGATCTTCAGCCAGTAGCAGTTCATGGTGGGCTCAGCGGTGAACAACTGAACAGGTGGTTCACTATAAACAGTTGCGTGCAGCGGTTTGGATATTTGAGCTAAGTATTTCGTGTTTTGTCCCCTATGTGTGTGAATATcctgaaccatatatatatatatatatatatatatatatatatatatatatatatatatatatatatatatatatatatatatatatatatatatatatatatatatatatatatatatatatatatatatatatatatatatatatatatatatatataatcttatatacacacaacacgtCTTCTGAATTGTGCTAGACGtattttttctcaatcttttttatgtttttattttatttttaagtatTTTAGTGTGTGAGCTTTTGCCATTTTGTTTACTGTATTTCAATCCTTATAGATTCTGGACTTATTTTATGTacagattgttttttttaatttttatttttatttattttttgcatttccgTGTTACGTTTCCTTTTGCTCGTTCAGGTCTGCCATTTTTCACTTGTTTATTTGATtcgtgttttatctattttttcctttctgtttttctcgctttcgtcattttggtttatctttttgttgtttttatttttgatttactCATtaaatctcgttttctttgtttttataacCACTCGGGTATAAGTTACTTATAGCGACGCGCGTAGATTGAGGGAAATAGAcaacgccatcttatagagcgcaAAAAATAGATGGGGATAGATTATAGTTTAATATGCATTGACATTATAgacaccgctaaatgacgaaaatataacgcgcggccgcctttcaaattcaaagtcgatgagcttgtttaccttgcgagaaaaaacacgacactgacccacgaacgcattttttgcgttcgcgaactagcccgtgtatcattacgcgcttgtcaaaacgatatttggctaattatctgtgtctgctggtacgcatttatacctttaaagtcttttagtaatgttattatacttcaattgcatatttttatatttatctataccctcatatcgaatcctgcgcatcgagtgtttcacactttcttgcgccagccacaggttgccagctcaccaacccgctcatttcgagattgaaagccggtgagaaatgttgcgtttccagtgttgtgttgattctgggttcttttttaagacctttacagtggcatcgaagaataattagacttcagtaaccatcccagttttatatctgagcccatcaagagctccaaaggacgaaaaaggtgattaaaatcgaagcaataccaacagtacaaagaaacgaaagtttcacgtgtccggatataaaggtatttggtttattattttacggtgtgaatgcagctctgtcttgccgtacataccgtggtgaagagaatgtgtcctggggggtgtggggggcttgccccccatcaaccctcccctcgggcagtgcccgaaggtcacgcctagtcacggcaatttatattgatatattaggttggtttattggtcaatacgtttttgggggttggaacgtgtgaattcccgtagagttttaccgaaatgtgggttgggttcccgtagttttttttatttttatttatttcgcgtcagtccgtaaactttcaaagatggcggttacatctgtagactttcattggccgattttaagcgctttttgtgctagttttacgcatttttgatcgttattattcttatttaagcttgttttaccccataatttccctgatatacttcatgccctcccctgctaacaggactatcaaatcaagatcgtcgatggagaaatggtactcgatctcctgaacgattcattcgcaaaagaaacaacgccgaaaatcgatgaaatcataggatttcatgcagaaaatcatttttttcgacttagtctctagTGGTAGCTGCTACTGCCGAAGCGGTGCACTTTGGCTTTGGCCTCCCTCCATTTGCGCTCGATCGTATTTGTGCACGCTTTACTTTTGGGGTCAATAAAAGGAAGTTCTTTCTGGTACGGACGCACTCGCTAACTCCAGCCAACCAAGGTTTAAttagtacttacatagaccttgcacCCAACAATCGTGGGGGACACGtggggaacttttttttttttttttttttttttggggggggggcgattatGCCGCCATATTCGATTATAGGAAAGCATAAGTGCACACGGTAACCAACACAAAATTTACTCAACAGTCCAAGTTACCGTGACTGGGCATGCCCTTCAGGCATCAACAAGATAAAATTAAATAGTAGGACAATTTACCTTTTACCGAAAAGGATATGCAATGTAACAAGTAACCTATATGGCGACGTACCTTATTCCGGCTGGTACAAATTTGCAGCGGCAAGGAGGAAGCGATGTAAGTGTTGATTCGCGTCGGGATGTTCATCAAGAACATCGCCCAAGCCAAATACCCAACAAAATAGTACTTCCTCCTGCCGTAGTGCGGTACCATTGCCTTCGCCTCCCGCCACTTGCGCTCAATGGCGTTGGTGTGCGCTGCAGTGACGGGGTCGACGAAATTTATGGAATGGTTCAGTCAGGTGGTTAAAGCCCTCTGTACTGAGACAATTATATGCCTTCCAGCAGTCACTAAATATGGTTTACCCTGTGTCAGGGTTTTGaatttgccctgatttggtgggtgtatggagagaCAGTTCTGGTTTGGAGGTTTATTAGTtgaagtggctggtaggtagcgtggtgTGGGCTGTGTCTCATGttggtgcagttgtgggcaaagggagccCAAGAGCCGTGTCGAGCGTGAGCGCGCATGTGGGGGCGCCCCCAAGAGTGAGGTCTGGTAAGGGCCGAgagccccggtcaagtgtgctgcccTCGGTCAACTGGGGTGTAGCTTTCAAGAGCAGGGTCGGTGTGGTCCCTCTCACTGGGGGATGTGGCTaggtactcctcattcctcagaCCCTGTCTCTACACAGTCTCTGATAATATTTAATAAGGTCTCGGCATTTCTTGAGGGAAccggaatcagaaaaaaaaaaattacgagttTCCCGGCACACCCCGCCGAAAACCCACTGGCCCTCAGTTACTCTGCCAACATTGTACTGTCTTTTTCCGAATTTTGATTCGTCAATTTCGACGATCGTGCCAGGGCCATCAATTTTTTCTACACTATTTGTCAAATGCCAAGAAATGAGCACTTTCCAACAA containing:
- the LOC113802020 gene encoding cuticle protein-like, with the translated sequence MGTHPGTTSLRSRPAHSRRTIMNAKVLLCAFVCVAFGNAAKLPLPDAKVPEAPKVYAFAYGVQDDLSGTNFGHQESHDGLRTTGQYRVALPDGRIQRVTYTADENGYVAQVTYEGEARFPEPLTPTNRGSPTPYNLYAPPQPSAPTTTTAAPPASDPEPSLGYLPLPLYQAPSAPKQEPARLREDFAPLESPEEELALSRTLSLPAALPSP